The following proteins come from a genomic window of Paenibacillus sp. CAA11:
- a CDS encoding oleate hydratase gives MKTEYENKQIYFVGGGIASLAGAVFLIRDCDFPGDQIHIIEEMKVLGGSNDGAGDAANGYIIRGGRMLNDETYENLWDLLKSIPSLDHPGLSVREEITAFDNAHPTHSNARLVNRDGQVEDVLSMGFDMGDRLAMGKLLITPEEQLGKARINDWFGPHFFQTNFWYMWATTFAFQPWHSAVEFKRYMIRFMHEFPRIQTLEGVTRTPYNQYDSIILPMHKYLERHQVDFTMKCTVTDLEFKDSSEEITVTKIKYSKEGAEGVLDLRAGDLVIVTNGSMTEGSSLGSMHEAPKLNGKGSSWALWDRIAVKKPGLGNPSSFNDHVEGSKWESFTVTCQDSRFFDLMEKFSRNKAGTGALVTFKDSSWFMSIVLAHQPHFRNQPDHVKVFWGYGLFPDRPGDYVKKKMSECTGEEILTELLHHLHFDENSEAIIQSANCIPCMMPYITAQFMPRAVSDRPQVVPPGSTNLAFIGQFCEIPDDVVFTEEYSVRTARMAVYQLLGLDKPVVPIQQHQYDVRILLQGLITAFR, from the coding sequence TTGAAAACAGAGTACGAGAACAAGCAGATTTATTTTGTCGGAGGAGGCATTGCATCCCTGGCCGGTGCAGTGTTCCTCATTCGGGATTGTGACTTTCCCGGCGATCAGATCCATATCATTGAAGAGATGAAGGTGCTGGGCGGCAGCAATGATGGTGCGGGTGATGCCGCAAACGGTTACATCATCCGCGGTGGACGGATGCTTAATGATGAAACCTACGAGAATTTGTGGGATCTCCTGAAGTCAATTCCTTCACTGGATCATCCGGGCCTGTCGGTTCGGGAGGAGATTACCGCCTTTGATAACGCCCATCCGACCCACTCGAACGCGCGGCTCGTGAATCGGGATGGTCAGGTAGAGGACGTGCTCTCCATGGGATTCGACATGGGGGACCGGCTGGCGATGGGCAAGCTGCTCATCACTCCTGAGGAGCAGCTGGGGAAAGCCCGGATTAATGATTGGTTCGGCCCTCATTTCTTCCAGACTAACTTCTGGTACATGTGGGCGACGACCTTTGCCTTCCAGCCTTGGCATAGCGCGGTTGAATTCAAGCGCTATATGATCCGCTTTATGCATGAATTCCCCAGAATTCAAACCCTTGAAGGTGTTACCCGGACGCCTTACAACCAGTATGACTCCATTATTCTTCCTATGCATAAATATTTGGAGCGTCATCAGGTAGATTTTACAATGAAATGTACAGTCACTGACTTGGAATTCAAGGATTCCTCTGAGGAGATTACCGTAACCAAGATCAAGTACAGCAAGGAGGGAGCTGAGGGGGTTCTGGATCTGCGAGCGGGCGATTTGGTCATTGTTACCAACGGCTCCATGACAGAGGGCTCAAGCCTCGGTTCCATGCACGAAGCGCCAAAGCTGAATGGCAAGGGAAGCTCTTGGGCCTTGTGGGATCGAATTGCGGTTAAGAAGCCGGGACTTGGGAATCCGTCCTCCTTCAATGATCATGTAGAGGGCTCGAAGTGGGAATCGTTCACCGTAACCTGTCAGGATTCCAGGTTCTTTGATCTCATGGAGAAATTCTCCCGAAATAAAGCGGGAACAGGCGCGCTAGTGACCTTTAAAGATTCAAGCTGGTTCATGTCGATCGTTCTGGCCCATCAGCCGCATTTCCGCAATCAGCCTGATCATGTCAAGGTGTTCTGGGGATACGGGCTGTTCCCGGATCGCCCTGGAGATTATGTGAAGAAGAAGATGTCGGAATGTACAGGAGAAGAGATTTTGACGGAGCTGCTGCATCATCTGCATTTTGACGAGAACTCGGAGGCTATTATCCAGTCTGCTAACTGCATTCCTTGTATGATGCCTTATATCACAGCTCAGTTTATGCCAAGAGCGGTGAGCGACAGACCACAGGTGGTCCCACCCGGGTCTACGAACCTGGCGTTCATCGGGCAATTCTGCGAAATCCCGGATGATGTAGTATTTACAGAGGAGTACTCGGTTAGAACAGCCAGAATGGCGGTGTATCAGCTGCTTGGACTGGATAAGCCGGTCGTGCCAATTCAGCAGCATCAATACGATGTTCGAATTCTGCTTCAAGGACTGATTACGGCCTTCAGATAA
- the pdxR gene encoding MocR-like pyridoxine biosynthesis transcription factor PdxR, with product MANYRLDWVPDKSSSVPVYLQIVEYIKHRIETGEWTVGTRIPSQRKLAELFKVNRSTVVQAFDELIADGLIEGHSGKGTRVKNNLWSLFSEASPPDWNTYVKEGVYQPNQPTLQSIHKVEPLPDIVRLGTGEPSPELFPQEMMSEILHRLPSRIRSLGYEEEKGLLALREQLSIYLNSVGIKATPSSILIVSGALQALQMISLGLLKRGSTLLVEQPSYISSLSVFQSAGIQLQGIPVDSEGMSVSYIQQHKRRLNASLLYTNPTFHNPTGTCMPLARRKQLLQFSEEAQLPVIEDDVYRELWLDQEPPPSLKSLDRSGTVLYLGSFSKALSPGLRIGWVVGPEPVIDRLADIKMQTDYGSSSLSQWAAAEWLSSGLYLAHLNQMRQMLRIRRDTALAALERNFRGIAEWRRPHGGFYIWLRLPSGLVLRELFDAALRQGILINPGNIYDQPSSGSYLRLSYSYASLEDLEWGIERLADIVRSLMKS from the coding sequence ATGGCGAATTATCGTTTGGATTGGGTGCCGGATAAGAGCTCTTCTGTTCCAGTCTATTTGCAGATTGTGGAGTACATTAAGCATAGAATTGAGACGGGCGAATGGACCGTGGGCACAAGAATTCCGTCCCAGCGCAAGCTCGCAGAGCTGTTTAAGGTGAATCGAAGCACGGTGGTACAGGCGTTCGATGAGCTGATCGCGGATGGCCTTATCGAAGGTCACAGCGGTAAGGGGACCCGGGTTAAGAATAACCTATGGTCGCTCTTCTCCGAAGCCTCCCCGCCGGACTGGAATACATACGTTAAGGAAGGGGTATACCAACCGAACCAGCCCACACTGCAAAGCATACATAAGGTGGAGCCCTTGCCGGATATTGTACGTCTGGGCACCGGAGAGCCGTCTCCTGAATTATTCCCACAGGAGATGATGAGCGAGATTCTGCACAGACTCCCATCGAGAATTCGTTCTCTAGGCTATGAAGAGGAGAAAGGACTCCTTGCCCTTCGGGAACAGCTCAGCATATACCTGAACTCAGTGGGCATCAAGGCAACACCTTCTTCGATCCTGATTGTCTCCGGGGCGCTGCAGGCGCTGCAGATGATATCGCTGGGACTGCTGAAGCGGGGCTCGACCCTGCTTGTGGAGCAGCCGTCCTATATCAGCTCGCTGAGCGTATTCCAATCCGCAGGCATTCAGCTGCAAGGCATCCCCGTGGATTCTGAAGGAATGAGCGTGTCTTATATCCAGCAGCATAAGAGAAGGCTGAATGCTTCGCTGCTGTATACGAACCCCACCTTCCATAATCCGACGGGGACCTGTATGCCGCTTGCGCGGCGGAAGCAGCTGCTGCAATTCAGTGAAGAAGCACAGCTGCCGGTGATCGAAGATGATGTATATCGAGAGCTGTGGCTGGATCAGGAGCCTCCTCCTTCTCTGAAGTCGCTGGACCGCAGCGGCACGGTGCTATATCTGGGCAGCTTCTCAAAGGCACTTAGTCCCGGTCTTCGCATAGGCTGGGTAGTGGGACCTGAGCCTGTCATTGACCGCTTGGCCGACATCAAGATGCAGACCGACTATGGCTCAAGCTCCTTATCGCAGTGGGCAGCTGCCGAGTGGCTGAGCTCCGGGCTTTATCTTGCGCATCTTAATCAGATGCGGCAGATGCTCCGAATCCGCAGAGATACGGCATTGGCTGCACTTGAGAGGAACTTCCGGGGGATTGCGGAATGGAGAAGACCGCATGGAGGCTTTTATATTTGGCTGCGTTTACCCTCAGGGCTTGTACTCCGTGAACTCTTTGATGCTGCGCTTCGGCAGGGCATATTGATTAACCCTGGGAACATTTATGACCAGCCAAGCTCCGGGAGCTACTTACGCCTGTCGTATTCTTACGCCTCCTTGGAGGACC
- a CDS encoding GNAT family N-acetyltransferase, translating into MTNLFSFHLEHPVPDLAEAVVNLVTLCDLDDHGVPDITLADIQQMWSTLDLSHNVWIALTDQTQLVGYAFLDIRGETRMDTCVFVHPDYKGNGIGSALLDQAEQRAYELTGGREGQRLMNHLPFTNTLARRLAEARGYTFQRLYQRMKLVLDKNPLPEGAAVPKGIRIEPIRPGQDEGLLHGIYEASFQDAWGYSTKDAAVWIKEQQGDAYDPSLWFIAWEGTKPIGFLISNLQDDGLFIELLGVVRSHRHRGVGQALLTYAFAAGYARGERTVLLYVDTDSLTGAQRLYRKLGMQPDLQTALYVKELAVK; encoded by the coding sequence ATGACGAACTTATTTTCCTTCCATTTGGAACACCCTGTGCCGGACCTGGCAGAGGCCGTAGTGAATCTGGTTACCCTCTGTGACTTGGATGATCACGGCGTTCCCGACATCACACTAGCCGATATTCAGCAAATGTGGAGCACGCTCGACCTCTCCCACAACGTCTGGATTGCCTTGACAGATCAGACCCAGCTTGTGGGATATGCGTTCCTGGATATCCGGGGGGAGACAAGGATGGATACATGTGTCTTTGTTCATCCGGATTACAAGGGAAATGGGATCGGCTCTGCCCTGTTAGATCAAGCCGAGCAGCGCGCTTATGAGCTTACTGGTGGGCGTGAAGGACAAAGGCTGATGAATCACCTGCCCTTTACCAATACGTTAGCCCGGCGGCTTGCAGAGGCCCGAGGTTACACCTTCCAGAGGCTGTACCAACGAATGAAGCTTGTCCTTGATAAGAATCCCCTGCCTGAAGGAGCCGCGGTTCCGAAGGGGATTCGTATCGAACCCATCCGGCCCGGGCAGGACGAAGGCTTGCTTCACGGCATTTATGAGGCATCCTTTCAGGATGCCTGGGGGTACTCCACGAAGGACGCAGCCGTCTGGATCAAGGAGCAGCAGGGCGATGCCTATGATCCATCCCTTTGGTTCATAGCATGGGAAGGAACAAAGCCTATTGGCTTCCTAATCAGCAACCTGCAGGATGACGGTCTCTTCATTGAGCTGCTAGGAGTAGTGCGTTCACACAGGCATAGGGGTGTGGGGCAGGCACTGCTGACATACGCCTTTGCCGCAGGTTATGCCAGAGGTGAACGGACCGTTCTGCTGTATGTGGACACGGACAGCCTGACTGGAGCGCAGCGTCTGTACCGTAAACTTGGCATGCAGCCAGATCTTCAAACCGCGCTCTACGTTAAAGAGCTTGCGGTGAAATGA
- a CDS encoding TetR-like C-terminal domain-containing protein produces MSNSQITRRALAHSLKELMQHVPLNKITVNALTRHCGVNRQTFYYHYHDIYELLGWIYQTEALESIQPYPSSQTWKEAIYNIFDYIESNKQFCLNTLNSLARSHLDSYLYAVTHKFIIGVVQELSAGMHVREEDKEFLANFYTLAFTGLVIQWLQNGMTAKPKELIGKLNELIQGNFTEALRRYEHLSLREGNTSYTK; encoded by the coding sequence ATGTCCAATTCGCAGATTACCAGAAGAGCCCTTGCCCATTCGCTGAAGGAGCTCATGCAGCACGTCCCTCTGAATAAAATAACGGTAAATGCCTTGACCCGTCATTGCGGGGTGAACCGTCAAACCTTTTATTATCATTATCATGATATTTATGAGCTGCTCGGCTGGATATATCAAACCGAGGCGCTGGAGAGCATACAGCCTTATCCCAGCTCCCAAACCTGGAAGGAAGCGATTTACAACATATTTGACTATATCGAGAGCAACAAGCAGTTCTGTTTGAATACGTTAAATTCGCTGGCCAGAAGCCATCTGGATAGCTATCTGTATGCGGTAACCCATAAATTCATTATCGGAGTAGTGCAAGAGCTGTCTGCCGGGATGCATGTCAGGGAAGAGGACAAGGAGTTTCTGGCAAATTTCTATACACTGGCTTTCACCGGGCTGGTCATCCAGTGGCTGCAAAATGGGATGACAGCAAAGCCTAAAGAACTCATCGGGAAGCTGAATGAATTGATTCAGGGGAACTTTACGGAGGCGCTGCGCCGGTACGAGCATCTAAGCCTAAGAGAAGGCAACACTTCTTATACAAAATAG